In one window of Vibrio sp. DW001 DNA:
- a CDS encoding DUF3726 domain-containing protein: MIVSHNELIAAVNKAFLGMRRLCGEADVIANMVADLQMIGLDGIKQFNNASAFIKNEVDCPVDIQITSESSIEVDLHNCSLACHLPIILDYALEQMVNSKTLTIELKHCHNRWLSYSELVKLANKGITCSASWDNGTSPKKTLYILNRGCLTPELFLSELPPKSDGRVHNMKIILSVNDFDIEKLSNGYDRHINSKELKQVQDKAWKDGIYIDDLEWELLKKNAAAILVENSQRSIQGAGEIV; the protein is encoded by the coding sequence ATGATTGTTTCTCATAACGAATTAATCGCCGCTGTAAACAAAGCATTTCTAGGAATGAGGCGATTATGTGGCGAAGCCGATGTCATCGCCAACATGGTAGCCGATCTTCAAATGATTGGATTGGACGGGATAAAACAATTCAACAACGCCAGTGCTTTCATTAAGAATGAAGTGGACTGTCCTGTAGACATCCAGATTACGAGCGAGAGCAGCATTGAAGTTGATCTACACAACTGTAGTTTAGCCTGTCATCTGCCCATTATTCTTGATTACGCATTAGAGCAAATGGTGAACAGTAAAACGTTAACTATAGAACTAAAGCATTGCCACAACCGTTGGCTAAGCTACAGTGAATTGGTAAAGCTGGCCAACAAAGGGATAACCTGTTCAGCCAGTTGGGACAATGGAACAAGCCCAAAAAAAACGCTTTATATCTTAAATCGAGGCTGTCTTACACCTGAACTGTTTTTGTCGGAACTGCCCCCTAAATCTGACGGCCGAGTCCACAATATGAAAATAATACTGTCTGTAAATGATTTTGACATTGAGAAACTGTCTAATGGATATGACCGCCATATCAACTCGAAAGAGCTTAAACAAGTACAAGATAAAGCGTGGAAAGACGGTATTTATATAGACGATTTAGAATGGGAGTTACTAAAGAAAAATGCAGCCGCCATTTTGGTAGAAAATAGCCAGCGCTCGATTCAAGGTGCGGGAGAAATCGTTTAG